TGGATTGTTGAATGGCAATGGAGAAATAATATAGAAATACATAAGCGCCAAAGGCAGTCTGAATTTGGTATCCTGGCGGAACCACAGTTCACACATATCattttcaactattttctCCGGATACAGTGGCacctaaaaagaaagaaaaatagtaCTACTTTCAAATATGTCCTACCGATCCAATCCTTCATCCTACTTGTATTGAATCGTCTTCATCCGCTAGTATACTGAAGTTAGTCGaaatgtattgatttttttcctgtagTTGTATTTCTGGCATAGGTTCAGCTGTTTCCCACAACTGCTGCCATTCTTCTGGAACATCTGTCACAAAAAGGAATTACTATCTTTAATTAATAACCTGTGTGCATCAATTATTTAAATCTAGGGGAAATCTGTTGCACCATACCTAGTTCTACGTATTCAGTTCCAAACCAAGTCTCTGTACGGTTGTACGTAACATTCCTAAACGGTTTTGTAGATGATATCATAAGATTAAACTTTGGCTCATTCAAGTTGTTGATAATTGTCCATATTTCACTAGGATCATATTTGAAGTAAAGTTCCGAACCAGTGATAATATGTTCCGGTGGGTAGTATCGCATGTTAACAACCAACTCTTCTACATTATCacttgcttctttttctttacggTAACGAAAGGACGTTGCTTCCAGTTCTTGCAATTCTTTGAAAATCCATTCAACAGGTCCCTGGAACTTTAGTAAACGTATGAACGAGTAAACGGCTTTTAAAATTTGCTCGACATTTTGCAATCCATGGTCGGTCATAGTTATCGAAGTGGTGAACAGCGTGTAAAGAGAATTCTTCTCGAATCCTGAACTGGCACCCGTGTGCACATCTAGAGCTAACGAGCTGAGGAAACAGGCAGACAAAAACGGATTAATTTCGAAGCACGTAATTACCTAACGTGTTCGTGTACTTACTTCTTGCGAAGGTAGCTAGTTAAACTGTGTTTTCCCTCGAAGCCCATAACATACGAAATGTAATCAATTGCTTTTACATGGTAATCCTTTTAAtcgatgaaagaaaaatatataagtTATGCATGACGGtaacaaattatttcattaatttaCCTTTACACAAGGCGGTAAACACCAGGTTATATCCAGTTGACACACGTCTGAAATGGGCTTGACCACATAAAGCTTATTGTAGTATTCCATTCTAAATGCGTTTGTTTCGTTGAACATTGATGATAAATTATCCGCCGGAAGCCAGTTCGAAGGAATGGCCGAAAAATACTTCACCGTTAGAGCCTCAAGTTCGTCTAGGCTCATCCGTGCTTGCACCGCAAAATGCATACGATGCGCAGAATAGTGTCGGCGTTGAAAGTTATGTAGTTCGGTATACAACTCGTCAtctgtgatattttttttcaacgttTCCAAATTGCCCCACGAAAATAGACTGATCGGATGATCGTCGCGACCGAGCGATGCTACCAGCTGTTCGCGGGCTGAAGAAAAGcgatttttgttcgtttgaaaCTCACTTTCTACGGCATCGCGTTCACGACAAACGGAATCGCGCAACATAAGTGGTTCCGTGAAAAGGCTGGCGAAACGGTCCAAAGCACCGTCTAAATGTGCTTCGTCAATTTCAAAATAGAATGTTGTTTCTTCCAAATCCGTTACTGCATTGTCAAAGCCGCCACATTTCTATAAAAATAGGAGTTTTGAAACTATTAGTTATGTGAACACCACGGGGAGGCCCGggggtgtatgtgataaatggcgccggtccacacggcaggatcgggaatcaaatcccattcggaccgtccccccgtagcaaggactgactatccaggcatgagccggcatgaccttagaggtcgttacgccaagaagaagaagaagtgatGTGAACTATGTacgtacatacatacatatacttaCACTGATGTACGAATCGTATTCGTTTTCCCGGGGATACTTTTTGCTTCCCATAAAAATCATATGTTCCAGAAAGTGCGCAAGACCTTGTACGTGACGGGGATCGTTGAATGAACCAACACCAACGCACAGGGCGGCTGCAGCCAGTTTTTCGCCTTCAACTTCATCTATAATTATTGATTCATTAGCACTATTGCTGCTCTCATCGTCCGATTCGGTACGAAAACTCGTTTCACTTTTTGGCTGCTCATCATGATCCGCCTCATTCGATTCTTCAACATCAGATGATGCAGAACTACTTGCGGTACGAAGCCTGTTTCCATCAATTTCATACTGTTCCTGTTCAGGCTGAGCCACTGATTGATCCGTTGGGTCAGCTATCAACAGTGCGTGTAATCCGTTCGCTAGCAGTATAGACCTGCGATTGAATAATCCATCGTTATTGATTCGTCAATATGGTCATGTACATAAGTTGTGTAAAATGAATCAACCTGGTTGCCTACCTGTATTGCTTACGATCCGAAAATGAAGTTTCTGGCGGCAGCAGATAACTTACAAGAGGATGTATCGTTCGTGCATGGTCTTGTCTGTGGTCACTACTAGTGGAAGTATCACGCGAAAACATTTTGCTCGATGCGCTTGGTAGAAGTTGCTCGGTGTC
The DNA window shown above is from Anopheles funestus chromosome 3RL, idAnoFuneDA-416_04, whole genome shotgun sequence and carries:
- the LOC125768102 gene encoding nardilysin-like isoform X2; the encoded protein is MLKLYSHMLLVVAVSLLFARVVCRNPRGSLMTRKRPALDTEQLLPSASSKMFSRDTSTSSDHRQDHARTIHPLVSYLLPPETSFSDRKQYRSILLANGLHALLIADPTDQSVAQPEQEQYEIDGNRLRTASSSASSDVEESNEADHDEQPKSETSFRTESDDESSNSANESIIIDEVEGEKLAAAALCVGVGSFNDPRHVQGLAHFLEHMIFMGSKKYPRENEYDSYISKCGGFDNAVTDLEETTFYFEIDEAHLDGALDRFASLFTEPLMLRDSVCRERDAVESEFQTNKNRFSSAREQLVASLGRDDHPISLFSWGNLETLKKNITDDELYTELHNFQRRHYSAHRMHFAVQARMSLDELEALTVKYFSAIPSNWLPADNLSSMFNETNAFRMEYYNKLYVVKPISDVCQLDITWCLPPCVKDYHVKAIDYISYVMGFEGKHSLTSYLRKNSLALDVHTGASSGFEKNSLYTLFTTSITMTDHGLQNVEQILKAVYSFIRLLKFQGPVEWIFKELQELEATSFRYRKEKEASDNVEELVVNMRYYPPEHIITGSELYFKYDPSEIWTIINNLNEPKFNLMISSTKPFRNVTYNRTETWFGTEYVELDVPEEWQQLWETAEPMPEIQLQEKNQYISTNFSILADEDDSIQVPLYPEKIVENDMCELWFRQDTKFRLPLALMYFYIISPLPFNNPRSSALAGFFISMVKFQIAEELYPAEVAGLNYELYPAEKGLVLKIDGYNEKLPIIVDEISATMGRFAEIFRESVFDVIKVKLEKAYYNELMKPNKLNRDVRLKLVQLNHWTTWEKFEHMKNFTASDVRQFAKDFFKGLRIQALVQGNMHKEGAQQVMYKVLNNFNGSPIQDLKTIESKAREIPVGDNYLRVSNFRERDVNTVTTTFYQAGPVTPFLHACLELLVSLLEEPLFDVLRTKEQLGYDVSTTLRDNAGILGFSITVHSQENKFSYRYIDERIELFNNHFVQVLNEMTEKDFELVKTSLKHRKQVVDTELKNEASRHWGEITTEEYIFNRNKLEVEQIEKLSKVDVSQLFHRLVVDSGSRRKLCVQVVGKNENPTEDNVTLPTSKMDTYDGTNFHLKYIDSQVQLDDNCQYIKDIDTFAEQLKVYTMAKIDFSVEN
- the LOC125768102 gene encoding nardilysin-like isoform X3; protein product: MLLVVAVSLLFARVVCRNPRGSLMTRKRPALDTEQLLPSASSKMFSRDTSTSSDHRQDHARTIHPLVSYLLPPETSFSDRKQYRSILLANGLHALLIADPTDQSVAQPEQEQYEIDGNRLRTASSSASSDVEESNEADHDEQPKSETSFRTESDDESSNSANESIIIDEVEGEKLAAAALCVGVGSFNDPRHVQGLAHFLEHMIFMGSKKYPRENEYDSYISKCGGFDNAVTDLEETTFYFEIDEAHLDGALDRFASLFTEPLMLRDSVCRERDAVESEFQTNKNRFSSAREQLVASLGRDDHPISLFSWGNLETLKKNITDDELYTELHNFQRRHYSAHRMHFAVQARMSLDELEALTVKYFSAIPSNWLPADNLSSMFNETNAFRMEYYNKLYVVKPISDVCQLDITWCLPPCVKDYHVKAIDYISYVMGFEGKHSLTSYLRKNSLALDVHTGASSGFEKNSLYTLFTTSITMTDHGLQNVEQILKAVYSFIRLLKFQGPVEWIFKELQELEATSFRYRKEKEASDNVEELVVNMRYYPPEHIITGSELYFKYDPSEIWTIINNLNEPKFNLMISSTKPFRNVTYNRTETWFGTEYVELDVPEEWQQLWETAEPMPEIQLQEKNQYISTNFSILADEDDSIQVPLYPEKIVENDMCELWFRQDTKFRLPLALMYFYIISPLPFNNPRSSALAGFFISMVKFQIAEELYPAEVAGLNYELYPAEKGLVLKIDGYNEKLPIIVDEISATMGRFAEIFRESVFDVIKVKLEKAYYNELMKPNKLNRDVRLKLVQLNHWTTWEKFEHMKNFTASDVRQFAKDFFKGLRIQALVQGNMHKEGAQQVMYKVLNNFNGSPIQDLKTIESKAREIPVGDNYLRVSNFRERDVNTVTTTFYQAGPVTPFLHACLELLVSLLEEPLFDVLRTKEQLGYDVSTTLRDNAGILGFSITVHSQENKFSYRYIDERIELFNNHFVQVLNEMTEKDFELVKTSLKHRKQVVDTELKNEASRHWGEITTEEYIFNRNKLEVEQIEKLSKVDVSQLFHRLVVDSGSRRKLCVQVVGKNENPTEDNVTLPTSKMDTYDGTNFHLKYIDSQVQLDDNCQYIKDIDTFAEQLKVYTMAKIDFSVEN
- the LOC125768102 gene encoding nardilysin-like isoform X1 produces the protein MVVCKKCHMLLVVAVSLLFARVVCRNPRGSLMTRKRPALDTEQLLPSASSKMFSRDTSTSSDHRQDHARTIHPLVSYLLPPETSFSDRKQYRSILLANGLHALLIADPTDQSVAQPEQEQYEIDGNRLRTASSSASSDVEESNEADHDEQPKSETSFRTESDDESSNSANESIIIDEVEGEKLAAAALCVGVGSFNDPRHVQGLAHFLEHMIFMGSKKYPRENEYDSYISKCGGFDNAVTDLEETTFYFEIDEAHLDGALDRFASLFTEPLMLRDSVCRERDAVESEFQTNKNRFSSAREQLVASLGRDDHPISLFSWGNLETLKKNITDDELYTELHNFQRRHYSAHRMHFAVQARMSLDELEALTVKYFSAIPSNWLPADNLSSMFNETNAFRMEYYNKLYVVKPISDVCQLDITWCLPPCVKDYHVKAIDYISYVMGFEGKHSLTSYLRKNSLALDVHTGASSGFEKNSLYTLFTTSITMTDHGLQNVEQILKAVYSFIRLLKFQGPVEWIFKELQELEATSFRYRKEKEASDNVEELVVNMRYYPPEHIITGSELYFKYDPSEIWTIINNLNEPKFNLMISSTKPFRNVTYNRTETWFGTEYVELDVPEEWQQLWETAEPMPEIQLQEKNQYISTNFSILADEDDSIQVPLYPEKIVENDMCELWFRQDTKFRLPLALMYFYIISPLPFNNPRSSALAGFFISMVKFQIAEELYPAEVAGLNYELYPAEKGLVLKIDGYNEKLPIIVDEISATMGRFAEIFRESVFDVIKVKLEKAYYNELMKPNKLNRDVRLKLVQLNHWTTWEKFEHMKNFTASDVRQFAKDFFKGLRIQALVQGNMHKEGAQQVMYKVLNNFNGSPIQDLKTIESKAREIPVGDNYLRVSNFRERDVNTVTTTFYQAGPVTPFLHACLELLVSLLEEPLFDVLRTKEQLGYDVSTTLRDNAGILGFSITVHSQENKFSYRYIDERIELFNNHFVQVLNEMTEKDFELVKTSLKHRKQVVDTELKNEASRHWGEITTEEYIFNRNKLEVEQIEKLSKVDVSQLFHRLVVDSGSRRKLCVQVVGKNENPTEDNVTLPTSKMDTYDGTNFHLKYIDSQVQLDDNCQYIKDIDTFAEQLKVYTMAKIDFSVEN